From Salvelinus namaycush isolate Seneca chromosome 2, SaNama_1.0, whole genome shotgun sequence, one genomic window encodes:
- the atad3 gene encoding ATPase family AAA domain containing 3, with the protein MSWLFGLNKGQPEAPPEFPVPPPPPPPAGGSGGGGDKPKDKWSNFDPTGLERAAQAAKDLDKSRHAKEALDLARMQEQSVQMEHQTKIKEYEAAVEQLKGDQLRIQGEERRKTVGEETKQHQSRAQFQDRLARQRYEDQLKQQQALNEDNLRKQEDSVLKQEAMRKATIEHEMQLRHKNELLRVEAESKARARVERENADIIREQIRLKAAEHRQTVLETIRTAGAVFGEGFQAFVSDWDKVTATVAGLTLLAVGVYSARNATAVAGRYIEARLGKPSLVRETSRITVAEAIKHPIKMSKRLTSKPQDALEGVVLSPNLEERVRDIAIATRNTRQNKGLYRNILMYGPPGTGKTLFAKKLAVHSGMDYAIMTGGDVAPMGREGVTAMHKVFDWANTSRRGLLLFVDEADAFLRKRSTEKISEELRATLNAFLYRTGEQSNKFMMVLASNQPEQFDWAINDRIDEIVNFALPGPDERERLVRLYFDRYVLEPATGGRQRMKLAQFDYGKKCSDIAKRAEGMSGREISKLAVAWQAAAYSSEDGVLTEAMIDARVDDAMRQHLQKMDWLHGHTKEAGAKSTASPSAGPADSSKIGFTLPLGEPPQAQDVLTPALEMDNKPEAHVIQEELKLEVPAPLSSDGAELPVEEGTVPAKGEGVKAETVVTPQGEVTEGVSQTPSSEGGTGKEGKTKAPPKDGTPV; encoded by the exons GTCATGCCAAAGAGGCCCTGGATCTGGCTCGCATGCAGGAGCAATCTGTTCAGATGGAACACCAGACCAAAATCAAG GAGTACGAGGCGGCAGTGGAGCAGCTGAAGGGGGATCAGCTGCGTATtcaaggggaggagaggaggaaaactGTCGGCGAGGAGACCAAGCAGCATCAATCg AGAGCACAGTTCCAAGACAGACTTGCTAGACAGAGGTATGAGGATCAACTCAAGCAACAG CAAGCCCTGAATGAGGACAACCTTCGGAAACAGGAGGACTCTGTGCTTAAACAGGAAGCCATGAGGAAAG CAACAATTGAGCACGAGATGCAGCTGAGGCACAAGAATGAGCTGCTACGCGTAGAGGCGGAATCTAAAGCGCGGGCGCGCGTTGAGCGGGAAAACGCAGACATCATCCGTGAGCAGATCCGCCTGAAGGCAGCAGAGCACAGACAGACTGTACTAGAGACTATACG GACTGCAGGTGCTGTGTTTGGGGAAGGATTCCAGGCTTTTGTGTCGGACTGGGATAAAGTTACAGCTACG GTGGCAGGACTGACTCTGCTGGCTGTAGGTGTGTATTCTGCCCGGAACGCCACAGCTGTGGCAGGGCGCTACATTGAGGCCCGACTCGGGAAGCCCTCATTGGTCAGAGAGACTTCTCGCATCACTGTTGCGGAGGCGATCAAGCACCCGATCAAG ATGTCAAAGCGCCTCACAAGTAAACCTCAGGATGCCCTGGAGGGAGTAGTGCTCAGT CCTAACTTAGAAGAACGTGTACGTGATATTGCTATAGCAACGAGGAACACGCGTCAGAACAAGGGGCTCTACAGGAACATTCTCATGTATGGCCCACCGGGTACTGGCAAGACCCTCTTCGCCAAG AAGCTGGCAGTGCACTCTGGGATGGACTATGCCATCATGACTGGTGGAGATGTGGCGCCCATGGGCCGTGAGGGTGTCACCGCTATGCACAAAGTCTTTGACTGGGCCAACACCAGTCGCCGCGG cctgctGCTGTTTGTTGATGAAGCCGATGCATTCCTTCGCAAGAGGTCTACT GAAAAGATCAGTGAAGAGCTCAGAGCCACTTTGAACGCATTCCTGTATCGCACTGGAGAGCAGAGTAACAA GTTCATGATGGTGCTGGCCAGTAACCAGCCGGAGCAGTTTGACTGGGCCATCAACGACCGCATTGACGAGATAGTAAACTTCGCCCTGCCGGGTCCTGATGAGAGGGAGAGGCTGGTGCGTCTGTACTTTGACAGATATGTGCTGGAGCCTGCCACAGGGGGAAGACA GAGAATGAAGCTGGCTCAGTTTGACTATGGAAAGAAGTGCTCGGACATCGCAAAGCGGGCAGAGGGCATGTCAGGCAGAGAGATCTCCAAACTGGCCGTGGCCTGGCAG GCGGCAGCCTACTCCTCAGAGGACGGCGTCCTAACGGAGGCCATGATTGATGCTCGGGTGGACGACGCCATGCGGCAGCACCTCCAGAAGATGGACTGGCTGCATGGGCACACTAAGGAAGCTGGGGCCAAGAGCACAGCCTCTCCCAGCGCTGGACCAGCAGACAGCAGCAAGATAGGCTTCACTCTGCCTCTAGGGGAGCCGCCACAGGCCCAGGATGTGCTCACTCCGGCTCTGGAGATGGACAACAAACCAGAGGCCCATGTCATTCAGGAGGAGCTGAAACTAGAGGTGCCAGCCCCACTTTCATCAGACGGTGCCGAACTGCCTGTGGAGGAGGGGACTGTCCCGGCTAAGGGGGAGGGTGTCAAAGCAGAAACGGTGGTAACACCTCAAGGGGAGGTGACAGAGGGTGTATCCCAGACCCCAAGCAGTGAGGGTGGGACAGGGAAGGAGGGGAAGACCAAAGCTCCTCCCAAGGATGGAACTCCAGTTTAA
- the LOC120025154 gene encoding transmembrane protein 240-like, which yields MQMATTTMIFMILGASLVMAVACLTDMNALLDRFHNYILPHLRGEDRVCHCNCGRHHVHYVIPYDGDQSLVDSAENYFVSDSVTKQELDLMLGLLLGFLLSWLLLWLDGALHAALRAWRAKQHHDVFSWSWVPRFCNLRDLGRRVHLRKLEDSSGNMVHIKQKLYHNGHPSPRNL from the exons ATGCAAATGGCCACAACCACCATGATCTTTATGATTTTGGGGGCTTCACTTGTGATG GCAGTAGCGTGTCTAACGGACATGAACGCTCTACTAGACCGCTTTCACAACTACATCTTACCACATTTACGAGGGGAGGACCGCGTCTGCCATTGCAACTGTGGAAG GCACCATGTCCACTATGTGATCCCGTACGATGGGGACCAGTCTCTGGTAGACTCGGCAGAGAACTACTTTGTGAGTGATAGCGTGACCAAGCAGGAGCTGGACCTGATGCTGGGGCTGCTGCTGGGCTTCCTCCTCAGCTGGCTACTGCTGTGGCTGGACGGGGCGCTGCACGCTGCCCTCAGGGCCTGGAGGGCCAAACAGCACCATG ATGTGTTCTCCTGGTCATGGGTTCCCCGCTTCTGTAACCTGAGAGACCTGGGGAGACGGGTGCACCTGAGGAAGCTGGAGGACTCCAGTGGGAACATGGTGCACATTAAGCAGAAGCTGTACCACAATGGACACCCCAGCCCTCGTAACCTCTGA